One genomic segment of Cervus canadensis isolate Bull #8, Minnesota chromosome 14, ASM1932006v1, whole genome shotgun sequence includes these proteins:
- the LOC122453317 gene encoding splicing factor U2AF 65 kDa subunit-like, producing the protein MSDFDEFERQLNESKQERDKENRHRKRSHSRSRSRDRKRRSRSRDRRNRDRHGASRDRRRRSKALTRGAKEEHGGLIRSPCHEKKKARRYWDVPPPGFEHISPMQYKAMQAAGQIPATALLPTMTPDGLAVTPTPVPVVGSQMTRQARRLYVGNIPFGVTEEAMMDFFNAQMRLGGLTQAPGNPVLAVQINQDKNFAFLEFRSVDETTQAMAFDGIIFQGQSLKIRRPHDYQPLPGMSESPSVYVPGVVSTVVPDSAHKLFIGGLPNYLNDDQVKELLASFGPLKAFNLVKDSATGLSKGYAFCEYVDIKVTDQATAGLNGMQLGDKKLLVQRASVGAKNATLSTISQTPVTLQVPGLMSSQVQMGGQPTEVLCLMNMVLPAELLDDEEYEEIVEDVRDECGKYGLVQSMEIPRPVDGVEVPGCGKIFVEFTSVFDCQKAVQGLAGRKFANRVVVTKYCDPDSYHRRDFW; encoded by the coding sequence ATGTCGGACTTCGACGAGTTCGAGCGGCAGCTCAACGAGAGTAAGCAAGAGCGCGACAAGGAGAACCGGCACCGCAAGCGCAGCCACAGCCGCTCCCGGAGCCGGGACCGCAAGCGTCGCAGCCGGAGCCGGGACCGCCGCAACCGGGACCGGCACGGCGCCTCCCGGGACAGGCGGCGCCGCAGCAAAGCTCTGACCAGAGGCGCTAAAGAGGAGCACGGTGGATTGATTCGCTCCCCCTGCCACGAGAAGAAGAAGGCCCGCAGATATTGGGACGTGCCGCCGCCGGGCTTCGAGCACATCAGCCCCATGCAGTACAAGGCCATGCAAGCTGCGGGTCAGATTCCAGCCaccgccctcctccccaccatgACCCCCGACGGTCTGGCTGTGACCCCGACGCCGGTGCCCGTGGTCGGGAGCCAGATGACCAGACAGGCCCGGCGCCTCTACGTGGGCAACATCCCCTTCGGCGTCACTGAGGAGGCCATGATGGACTTCTTCAACGCTCAGATGCGCCTGGGGGGGCTGACGCAGGCCCCCGGCAACCCCGTCTTGGCCGTGCAGATCAACCAGGACAAGAACTTTGCCTTCTTAGAGTTCCGCTCGGTGGACGAGACCACCCAGGCCATGGCCTTCGACGGCATCATCTTCCAGGGCCAGTCGCTGAAGATCCGCAGGCCTCATGACTACCAGCCCCTGCCGGGCATGTCGGAGAGCCCCTCGGTCTACGTGCCTGGAGTCGTGTCCACCGTGGTCCCGGACTCTGCACACAAGCTGTTCATCGGGGGCTTGCCCAACTACCTGAACGACGACCAGGTGAAAGAGCTGCTGGCGTCGTTCGGGCCGCTCAAGGCCTTCAACCTGGTCAAGGACAGCGCCACCGGGCTGTCCAAGGGCTACGCCTTCTGTGAGTACGTGGACATCAAGGTCACGGACCAGGCCACCGCGGGGCTGAACGGGATGCAGCTGGGAGACAAGAAGCTGCTGGTCCAGAGGGCGAGTGTGGGCGCCAAGAATGCCACGCTGAGCACCATCAGCCAGACCCCCGTGACCTTGCAAGTGCCCGGCCTGATGAGCTCGCAGGTGCAGATGGGCGGGCAGCCGACGGAGGTGCTGTGCCTGATGAACATGGTGCTGCCCGCCGAGCTGCTGGACGACGAGGAGTACGAGGAGATCGTGGAGGACGTGCGCGACGAGTGCGGGAAGTACGGGCTCGTCCAGTCCATGGAGATCCCACGGCCCGTGGACGGCGTGGAGGTGCCCGGCTGCGGGAAGATCTTCGTGGAGTTCACCTCTGTGTTTGACTGCCAGAAAGCCGTGCAGGGCCTGGCGGGTCGCAAGTTCGCCAACAGAGTGGTCGTCACAAAATACTGTGACCCCGACTCTTACCACCGCCGGGACTTCTGGTAG